CGATCAGGCCACCGACCGCGAAAGCCCCGGACGTCGCGAGGTCCGCCTGACGCCGATGGAGTTCAAGCTCCTGGCGTTCCTGGTCAAGCACGCGGGCAAGGTGCTCACCCACCAGATGATCCTCAAGGAGGTCTGGGGTCCCCAGCACGCCAGCGACGTGCAGTACCTCCGTGTGTACGCGGGAGAGCTTCGCAAGAAGCTGGAGGTCGATCCCGCACAGCCGCGGTTCATCGTCACCGAGCCTGGGGTGGGCTACCGCCTCGCGGAGGCGCGCAACACACCGATCCCCCCTGCGTGACCGTGTGCAAATGCTCTACGCCACAAGCGACTAGGTCTTGCTGGGGCGGTTCTCCGATTGTTCAGTTTCCTGCCCGTCCTCGGGCCCGCGATATCGTTCGATTACGCACTCAAAACTGTCCCCAAAAGTGTCCCCAGAACAGCAGCTCCGAATCGCGCCGATCCAAGAGATGGCTATTCGAACCGCTTCTCCGAAGGCCTGTTTTTGCAGTGGTTTAGGCAATAATGCACGATTGGCGGCTCGAAGGAGAGACCGCGCCCATCGACTCCCCCCCTCTCCGCTTGCAGTGCGCGGGCGAAGCGGACGACGCGGCTTCGCCGCGGGCGTGCGGCGCGAATTCCAATCGCGGCAGACCCGGTACTCAGGCCCTGAAGAGGGACCCCGTAGCGGGGCTCCGAGGCGAGACGCCGAGCGGGGTGCTGGACACGGACATGACGCGAAGTGCGCGCGCCGACGCCGCGGGGTTTGCCCCGGGTAGGGCGTGTGCGGGTAGTGGTGTGACGTTCTCGGGTCCAGTAGCATCCAAGCGGGGCGCCGGCGGCACAGGCCGCGGTGGCCGCGTGGGGATGTGCATGGCACGGCAGGTGGCGGAGATCGTGGTGCTGGTGGCGGCGGCGTACGCGGGCGTGGGCGTGGTGTTCGCGCTGGCGTTCGTGGTGCGCGGCGTGCAGCGTGTGGATGCGGGGGCCGCGGGGTCGGGGGTGCTGTTCCGGGCGCTCATCTTCCCGGGCGTGGCGGCGTTGTGGCCCGTGATGCTGCGGAAGTGGGTTTGGGCGCCGCGCGGCGCGTCGGGCGGGGGATCGCACGCATGACGCGGTCGCATCGGCGGTGGCACTTGCGGGCGTGGCTGGTGCTCGGGCCGGCGGCGATCGTGCTGCTGGTGGCGGCGGTGGTGTCGCGGGCGCGGGCGGAGGCGGCGCTGGATGCGTCGGGCGCGCAGCGGGCGGCGGAGGGGGCCCCGTGAGCGTCGGTTATACGTGGGTGCAGTGGAGCCCGCACAAGCGGGTGTACGACGCGGTGATGGCGGCGGGCGCGGTGGCGTACATCGCGGCGTTCGTGGGCGTGGGCAAGGTGATCTGGACGGGTGCGCACTCGATCAGCGACGAGGTGCTGGTCATGCGGGCGCTGGGGTCGTGCGGGTTCGGGCTGCTGACGCTGATCCTGTGCATTGGGCCGCTGGCGCGGCTGCACCGCCGGTTCCTGCCGGTGCTGTACAACCGGCGACACCTGGGCGTGATGACGTTCCTGATCTCGCTGGTGCATGGCGTGGTGGCGATCGGCTACTACCACGGGTTCGGCGTGCTGAACCCGCTGGTGTCGCTGCTGTCGATCAACACCGGGTTCGGCTCGCTGCGGACGTTCCCGTACCAGACGCTCGGGCTGGCGGCGCTGACGATCATGTTCCTGCTGGCGGCGACGAGCCACGACTTCTGGCTGAAGAGCCTGTCGGCCTCTGCGTGGAAGCGCCTGCACATGCTCGTCTACGGGGCGTACGCGCTGCTCGTCGGGCATGTCGCGCTGGGCGCGCTGCAGGCCGATCGCGGGTGGGGCGCCACGGCGGTCGTGCTCGCGGGGGTCGGCCTGGTGACGGGGCTTCACCTGGCGGCGGGACGGCGCGAGGTATCGCACGACAGCGCGAACGCGCCGAGCGCGGAGGACGGATGGATCGACGCGGGCCCGGCGTCGACGATCCCCGAGGGTCGCGCGCGGACGGTGTGCGCGGCGGGGGGCGAGCGGATCGCGGTGTTCCGGCATGCGGGGGGCGTGAGCGCGGTGACGAACCTGTGCGCGCACCAGGGCGGGCCGCTGGGCGAGGGGAAGGTGATCGACGGGTGCATCACGTGCCCGTGGCATGGGTGGCAGTATCGCCCGCAGGACGGGTGCGCCCCCCCACCGTTCGTGGAGAAGGTCGCGACGTACCAGGTGCGGATCGTGCGGGACCGGGTGCTGGTGAACCCCAAGGCGAATGCGCCGGGGACGCCGGTGGAGCCGGCGCGGGTGAACGACGTGGAACGATCGGGCCGGGCATCGTCGGGTGGCGCGTCGGATGGAGCGCGGGCGTCGGATGGAGCGCAGGCGTCGGGCGCGGGGGGCGAGCATGCCTAGTTCGACGGACGAGACGCGTGCGGCGGCGGGGCCGGACGAGATCTACGTGGGCTATCTGCCGGTGCCGCCCGGGCAGAAGCGGTTCTTGAAGGTGGTTGTGCCGCTGGTGCTGGGGGCGCTGGGGTTCATGGCGCTGGCGCTGGCGTGGACGCAGCCGGACCCCGGCGGGGCGGTGTGGGACGACGGGCGGCTGCGGACGTTTGAGGGCACGCTGCGCGCGACGCCCTACCCGATGCTCGAGGCGGAGGACCGGGGCGATGGGAAGCCGGGAACGCTGCTGATCGTGGAAGTCGGGAAGTTCTCCGGGGGGCAGCGTGCGGCGCCGTTCGACGGGCAGCGGGTGACGATTTCCGGGTGGCTGCTGCATCGCGACGAGCGGTTCATGATCGAACTCGAGCCGGGCGAGGGGGCGATCAGCCCGGCGGGCGGCGCGCCGGCGCCGGCGCCCGAGGCGCGGCGGCTGGGGCGCATGACGCTGCGCGGGGAGATCGTGGACTCCAAGTGCTACCTGGGCGCGATGAAGCCCGGCACGGGCAAGACGCACAAGGAGTGCGCGATCTTGTGCGTGACGGGCGGGATCCCGCCGTCGCTGGTGACGCGCGATGAATCGGGCGCGATGACGTTCTACCTGCTCGAGGGCGCGGACGGCGGGGCGCTGGACGAAGCGGCGTACCCGTTCATCGCGGACCCGGTCGAGGTGACGGGCGAGGTTGAAGAGCGCGCGGGGCTGCTGCGCCTGCGGGTGTCGACGAGCGACATTCGGAGGCTGTGAGGCAGCGGGACTGGGGAGCGGGCACGAGAGACCGGTGAACGCAGAGCCGCGACGCCACGGCAGAAGGCATCGCGGCGCGCAGCAGGAGCCTACTGCTGGCGCGCGAGCAGGTCGCGGATCTCGGTGAGGAGCTTCTGATCGGGCGTGGGGCCGGGCGGGGGCGGCGCGGGGACGGGGCCCTTGAGCTTGTTGACGATCTTCACGAGGATGAAGACGGCGAGGGCCATGAGGAAGAAGTCGATGCACACCGAGATGAACTTGCCGTAGGTGATGGCGACTTCGGCGATGGCGGCCTGGGTGACGACGCCGCCGGCGTCCTTGACCTCGGGCGCCGCTTCCTGAAGGATGAGCTTCTGATCGCTGAAGTCGACCTTGCCGGCGGCCATGCCGATGGGCGGCATCATGATGTCGGAGACGAACGACCCGGCGAGCTTGCCGAAGGCGCCGCCGATGATGACGCCGACGGCCATGTCGAAGACATTGCCACGCACGGCGAAGTCACGGAACTCTTTGACGATGCTCATCGGGTGTGCTCCTCTGGGAGGGCCGGAGGATACTGCGCCGCGGCAGGGTGTGCACGCCCTGGGCTCAGAACTCCCAGCCGAGCGTGACGAAGAAGTCGACGTCGTTGCGCCGGGTGTTCGCGCCCGGGTCGCTCGAGTAGCGGTCGGTGACGCCGACTTTGAGGTTGGTCTTGCTGTCGGGGTCCAGGAGCACTTCGAGCCCGGCGGATGCATTGGCCCGGTGCTGCGGCCAGTCGCTCAGGCTGGGGAAAAACTCGGCGGACGCGAAGAAGCGGGTGCGCTCGGTGAACTTGTGCTCGAAGTCGGCGCCGGCGAGCAGCTCGGGTTCCAGGCCTTCGTCGTCGCCGCCGATCTCGTAGGCGGCGCCGGCACCCGCGCGCAGGCGGAGCGAGGTCGAGTCGGTCTTGACGAGTTGGTAGCTCGGGCCGGCGGAGGTCGAGAGACGCCAGTCCCAGTCCTGGAACTCGTCGTACTCGGCCTTGGCCTGCGCGAAGTAGCCCCAGCGCGAGTCGGGGATGTTCCAGTCGTTGCGGATGAAGGCCTCGCCCCGGCTGGTGCTGGTGGTGCCGGCGTCGGCGGCGTAGACGTAGCCGATGGAGCCGGTGGTTTCGAGGCGCTCGGTGGTGCGCTTGGCGGTGACGACGCCGCGGAGCGAGAGGTTGTCGCTGTTGCCTTCGGAGCCGTTGGCGCCGAGGTTGACGGCGCCTTTCCAGCCGCGGAGCCAGGAGGTGGGCTGCGGGAGCGCGTCGGGCTCGTCGGGCGGCATGTCGGCGCCGGGGGGCGGGACGTCGGTCGGGACGGCGGCCGGCGCGGAGGGATCGACCGGCGGCGCGGACGCGTCAGCGGCGGGCGGCTCGTTGTCGCGTCGGAAGGACTCCACGCCGTCGCGCGGGATGGTGAGCGTGCCGAGCACGGCGTGGTCGAGCGTGAGGGAGGAATCGGAGACGGCGCGGATCGTGCCGCGGAGGCGCTCGCCGGAGGTGAGGACGACCTCGTCTTGGACGCAGGGGGCGGCGTGTGGGGCTGCGATCGCCGGGCCGCCGAGCGCGGCGAGAAGGGAGAAGAGACACGTCCGGCGGATGGCCATGGGGCTTCCTTTCGGGGCGGGCGGTCGGGTTTAGGAGGGCGTGCGCGGGGCGGATGGACCCGGCGGATCGAGCGGCCTGTGGGATCGACCCGGGGGCGCTCGTGCGTAGAATACGCCGCAACGCCGAGGTAGCTCAGCTGGTTTAGAGCGCTGGATTCATAACCCGGAGGTCGGCGGTTCGAGTCCGCCCCTCGGCATTACCGATAGGGTCCGACGATCGCGTGCTCGTCCGCGAGGTCCACGCGCGGGCGGTGTACGTCGAGTCGATTCAGTGTCCGGGGGCGGCGTGGTATGTTCGGAAAAGCGAGATCTACTTGCGCTTCGCACTTCCGAGATCGCGGGTGTGCGCCTCGAACTCAACCTTCGATGCGGTAACAGGGATCTTGTAGACGCTCGGGCGTGGCGGACTTGCTGCCTTCACGACCTCGGGCCAAACTTTGATCGCCTTCCATGCAAACTCTTCCCACTTGAGATCGAACCAGCCTCCCGCAAACAGGAAGAACGTGATCGGGATGCCGCGAAGAACTTGAAGTTCCGCTTGGTTGCGGAGGATTCGCCCATCTCCCGAGACAACAACGGGAACCGGCGCGCGCTTCGCAATCGCCTCTAGCCATTCGGTATCGGGAGTCGTCTTCTCAAAGAGATCATCGTGATAGACGACGTTGTGCGCGCGGTCGTAGTGCCCAAGCATTCGGGCCAGTTTTTCGGGCACGTTGCGGTCGATGAAGAAGTCCATCACGCAGCACAGGGAGCAAACTCGCCCTCGAACGCAACAGCCTGCCTGACCGCTTCGGGCGATACGTCGAACAAGTCGGCAACAAGGTCGGCGTCCTCACCGTTGGCGAAGTACGACCGGGCGAGGACGAACGTAGTAGTCCCTTCGGAAGCGATGACGGGCTTCCCGAAGGAACGCGCGGGGTCGATGACGACTCCATTCGCGATGTGCCAGCGTGCAGCGGTTTGCGTGTCGGGAGCGTACTCGATTTGCTTCAAGTACGGCTTCAAGATCTCGGGCATCGCCCGTTGTCCGCTCAACACCTCTTGCAGGTGCGAATCCCCCTCGACGAGGTCCACCGTCTCCATGAAGATCGTCCGCCCGTCGGTGAAAAGGCGTCGATGACTAAACGGGTGTGGTGTGCCGAGCGAGTCCCGCAACCGTCCGTAGACGCGGCGGATCGTTTGGAGTGAGACGCCCTCATCCCGGAACCTGCCCACCACAAGGAGATCGACGAGGTCGAGGAAGGAGAGGGCGTAGCGGCGATCGACGGGTGGAAGGTCGGGCTTGAACAGTCGATCGCGGCGATCCTGCCCTCCGCCCCCCATCCAGCGATTCGCGGTGCGCACGTTGACCCTCGCGAAGCGACAAGCCTCGGGAATCCCATACGCGCCTAGACCGACCAGACTCTTCACGGCAAACTCTCCGGCTCATCCGCTCTTCGGCGGGAAGGAACCCTAGGACGTCCCGACGTCGGGCACTATGCGGGCAGGTCCGCGAATCCCATGCCACTCTCATCGGACACCCGAAGCGCTGTGCGCAATCCGGTATTGACCGGATTCGGATTCTCGACCCCCTTTGGCGCGTCCAGAACCGGGCATGACTTGACCGGATTATCCCGGCTTGCGATCCGTGCGATAGTGCGGTATACTCTGACGAATCAAGCGTTTACGGCGTGGCTCGGCCATGCGAGAAAATCGGATTCATAACCCGGAGGTCGGCGGTTCGAGTCCGCCCCTCGGCACTTCACTTTCGCCCAGACGTTGAGCAGGTCGACGGCCGCCGGTGCGCGTCTGTCGCGCGGCGGGCTCAGTGCACTTTCTTGCAGATCGTGCAGGCCATGGGGCTGGGCAGTTTCTTATTCAGGTCGCGGATCTGTTTGAGGACGTTGTCCATGGTCTTCTGGGCGAAGGCTTTGTCCTGCGCGTTGGGATACTTGTCGCGTTTGGTCAGGTGCTCGTGGTAGGCCTTGAACTGGCCTTCGAGTTTGGTGCGGACGTCCTTGTTGTCGCCCATGGCAAGATCTCCGTGCCGCGGTGTGGAGGGTACCACACGTCTACGCTCGCGCGATGGGCGAGGGAACGACGAGGTTTGTGGCGTGGAACATCCTGCACGGGGGCGGGGCGGCGCGGACGGCGCCGATCGCGCTGGCGCTGCGGGAGATGGGCGCGGACGTGCTGGTGGTGACGGAGTTCCGCGTGACGCGGGGGTCGCAGATTCGCGGGGTGCTGGCGGACGCGGGGCTGGAGCACCAGGTGGTGTCGGGGGGCGTGGAGGGGAACGGGGTGCTGCTGGCGAGCCGCTGGCCTCTGGGGGGCGCGGCGGCGTCGCCGGCGGGGTTCCAAGGGCGGTGGCTGGAGGCGTGGTGCCCGGCGTTGGACATGACGATCGTGGGTGTGCACGCGCCGGACGACACGACGTGGGCGCGCAAGGCGGCGTTCTGGGGGCACCTGATCGACCTGGCGCGGACCGCGTGCGACCGGCGGGTGATGGTGCTGGGCGACATGAACGCGGGGCGACGCGGGCAGGACGGGCTGTTTTTCAAGGGTGAGGCGCTGCTGGGGCAGTTTTTGACGCTGGGGATGCGTGACGCGTGGCGGCATCTGCACCCGGGCGCGCGGGAGGTGTCGTGGGCGGGCGCGTGGGGCGCGGGGCGGTTGGACGCGGCGTATGTGACTGCGCCGCTGTGGGATGCGGTGATCGACGCGCGGTTCGCGCACGCGTGCCGGACAGAGGGATTGTCGGATCACAGCCCGCTGATCGTGACGCTGCGGGGGCGCTGCGCGGCGGGCGGTGAGCGTGGCAACGGGCTGTTTTCTGCGTGAGAAACGCGCGCGACTTTGTGAATGTGTGCAGGCTCGCGGTGGAAACAGCCGAAAAAACGCACGAAATCAGGCGGATTGAACGCGGGGGCCCCTTGCACGCCTCATCGGGAGGTGCTACAAGAACGCCTTCGTCCGGCGAATACACGCCGATTCCGCAGAGGCGTGCGAGCGAAGGCTCCGCACCGGGAGGATCCCAGATGGCGAAGAAAGTTGCCGCGAAGAGCGCACCCAAGGCCGCACCGAAGCCGGCGCCCAAGCCCACGAAGATCGTGGCGAGCGCGAAGCCTCGCAAGAAGGGTGAGCTGTTCAACCTGCTCGCGGAGCACGCGGGCCTGAAGCGCAAGGACGTGGCGAACGTCTTCGACGTGCTGGGCAAGATCATGGCGGTTGACCTCGCCAAGCCGGGCAAGGACAAGCCGAAGATGTTCGTGGTGCCCGGGCTGATGCGGGTGAAGAGCGTGTTCAAGCCCTCGCAGCCGGAGCGTCGCGGGATCGACCCGTTCACCAAGACGGAGAAGACGTTCAAGGCCAAGCCGGCGAGCACGGCCATCCGCATCCGCCCGCTCAAGGGCCTGAAGTCGATGGTCTGACGATCGCGGCCGAGCCCGATCGGGGCGTCGGACAGTGTGCACGATCCATACCCGCCGCGAGGGCGGGTTTTTTGTTGCGCGACGGCGGCGCGGGTTGACTCGTTCGGCGGCGCACGCCGGGTAGACTGGGCCATGAACGTACTTCGACGGGCGGGCCCACGCGGGGTGGCACTGGAGACGACGCTGCTGCTGCACGGCGTGCCGCGGGAGCGGGCGCTCGGGCTGGCGCGCGAGTTGGGCGAGGTGGTTCGCGCGGGCGGGGGCGAGCCGGCGATCGTCGGCGTGCTGGGCGGGCGGGCGGTGGCGGGGCTGACGGAGGCGGAGCTTCGGACGCTGCTGGACGCGGGCGACGTGCCGAAGGTGAACGCGTCGAACCTGGGCGTGGTGATGCACCGGGGCGGGCACGGCGCGACGACGGTGAGCGCGACGATGGAGATCGCCGCGGCGGCGGGGCTGCGCGTGTTCGCGACCGGCGGGCTGGGCGGGCTGCACCGCGGGGACGGCTCGATCGACATCAGCGCGGACCTGGGCGCGTTCACGCGGTTTCCGGTGGCGGTGGTGTCGAGCGGGGTGAAGGGGCTGCTGGACGTCGAGGGGACGCGCGAGTTGCTCGAGGCGCTGGGCGTGTGCGTGGTGGGCTTCCGCACGGACCGGTTCCCGGCGTTCTATCAGCGCGAGAGCGGGGCGCGGGTGGATGCGCGGTTCGACGACGAGGCGGACCTGGCCCGGTTCCTGCGGTGCGAACTGGCGCGGACCGGGCGGGGCGTGCTGGTGGCGAACCCGGTGCCGACAGAGGCCGAGATCCTGCCGGATGAGTGGCGCGCGTGGCTCGCGGAGGCGATGAATCGGGCCGGGGGCGCGAGCGGGCGCGACGTGACGCCCCGAGTGCTCGCGGGGCTGCACGAGGTGTCGGGCGGGCGGACGCTCGAGGCGAACGTGGCGCTGGTCAGGGACAACGCGCGGCTTGCCGGACGGCTGGCGGCGGCGTGGCTCGGGTAAGGCGCAAGGATGATTGCCCGCCGTCAGCGGCTGGCGAACCAGTCGCGGACGGCCTCGGGCGAACGCAGCGTGCCGACGCGGAGGTTCGAGGGCGTCCAGCGGACGCTTGCGTCGCGCGTCGGGACACGTGCCACGCGCACCGGCGGCACTGGGCGGGGCGCGTCTGCGGGCGGGGCGAGGGTGATGACCCGGGGCCGCAGGTGCAGCGGCTCGGGTGGACGCGTGAGCAGGGCGATGGAGATGGCGGCGGTGAGCGCGAGGGCGGCGCCGGCGCCGATGGCGGGCAGACGGGTCTTCCAGCGCCGGTGCGTGACGCGCCGGGCGAACGCGGTGAAGGCGGGATCGCCGGCGGGCTGGTCGTTCGCGGCGGAGCGCCCCCAGTCGTCGAGGCGCGATTCGAAGTCGGTGGCGCGCGGGTCAGGCATGGCGGACCTCCAGTGCATTGTTCGCGCGTGCGGGGCGGGGCGGGGCGGCCACCGTGCCGCGGAGGGTGTCGAGGGCGAGTTGGTACCGCGAGAACGCGGTCGTGCGGGGGATGTCGAGCGAGAGGGCGATCTGGTCGAACGAGAGGCCCGCGACGTGGCGGAGCACGACCGGCTCGCGCAGGCGTCGGGGGAGTGCTTCCACCGCCCGGGCGATGTCGGCGGACTGGTCCGGGGATGCGTGCGTGCCCGGCGCGGGCGCGGCCCGGCGGCGGCGTCGCTCGCGTGCGGCGGAGCGGGCGTGGGTGAGGGCGAGATGGCGCGCGACGCCCAGCAGCCAGGCGCGGACGTTCTCGACGCTCGCGAGCGTGCGCTCCGGGGTTTCGAGCACGCGGCAGAAGGTGTTCTGCACGACGTCGTCGCAGGTGGCGTCGCGATCGGCGGCCCCGAGCACGGCGCGCGCGAACGCCCGGACGACCGGGGCGTGTGAGGCCCAGAGCGTCCGGGCGGCGGCGGGATCTCCCCGGGCCGTGCGGAGCAGGGTGTCGCGATCGTGCGGCATGGTTACTTCACGTCGCGGAGGATCGCGCGGGTGGCGTCGAGTTCGGCGCGGTTCTTGCGGTCGGCCTGGAGGAGGCGCGAGGCGGAGGCGCCGATGACCGGGGCGAGCGGGCCGTACTCCAGGGCCTGGGATCGGGCCTCGAGGTCGGCGATGCGTGCTTCGGCGTCGGGGGCGTCGAAGGCCTGGAGGATGTCGGCGTAGTAGGAGCGGGTGCGGGCGATCTCGCGGTTGGCGCCGACCGCGTCGAGCACGCGGAGCACCTCGAGGTTGGGTGCGCCGCCCGCGTCGACGCCCACGCGCGTCAGCGTGTCCACGAGGGCCTCGCCGGCGTCGGGGCCTGTCGCGACGCGGCGGAACGAGTCGGCGAGGACCTCGCCCTCGGTGGCGAGAGCGCGGCGGATGCCGAAGGGGTCGCGCTGGTCGT
Above is a window of Planctomycetota bacterium DNA encoding:
- a CDS encoding helix-turn-helix domain-containing protein; the encoded protein is DQATDRESPGRREVRLTPMEFKLLAFLVKHAGKVLTHQMILKEVWGPQHASDVQYLRVYAGELRKKLEVDPAQPRFIVTEPGVGYRLAEARNTPIPPA
- a CDS encoding ferric reductase-like transmembrane domain-containing protein — protein: MSVGYTWVQWSPHKRVYDAVMAAGAVAYIAAFVGVGKVIWTGAHSISDEVLVMRALGSCGFGLLTLILCIGPLARLHRRFLPVLYNRRHLGVMTFLISLVHGVVAIGYYHGFGVLNPLVSLLSINTGFGSLRTFPYQTLGLAALTIMFLLAATSHDFWLKSLSASAWKRLHMLVYGAYALLVGHVALGALQADRGWGATAVVLAGVGLVTGLHLAAGRREVSHDSANAPSAEDGWIDAGPASTIPEGRARTVCAAGGERIAVFRHAGGVSAVTNLCAHQGGPLGEGKVIDGCITCPWHGWQYRPQDGCAPPPFVEKVATYQVRIVRDRVLVNPKANAPGTPVEPARVNDVERSGRASSGGASDGARASDGAQASGAGGEHA
- the mscL gene encoding large-conductance mechanosensitive channel protein MscL, which translates into the protein MSIVKEFRDFAVRGNVFDMAVGVIIGGAFGKLAGSFVSDIMMPPIGMAAGKVDFSDQKLILQEAAPEVKDAGGVVTQAAIAEVAITYGKFISVCIDFFLMALAVFILVKIVNKLKGPVPAPPPPGPTPDQKLLTEIRDLLARQQ
- a CDS encoding DUF481 domain-containing protein produces the protein MAIRRTCLFSLLAALGGPAIAAPHAAPCVQDEVVLTSGERLRGTIRAVSDSSLTLDHAVLGTLTIPRDGVESFRRDNEPPAADASAPPVDPSAPAAVPTDVPPPGADMPPDEPDALPQPTSWLRGWKGAVNLGANGSEGNSDNLSLRGVVTAKRTTERLETTGSIGYVYAADAGTTSTSRGEAFIRNDWNIPDSRWGYFAQAKAEYDEFQDWDWRLSTSAGPSYQLVKTDSTSLRLRAGAGAAYEIGGDDEGLEPELLAGADFEHKFTERTRFFASAEFFPSLSDWPQHRANASAGLEVLLDPDSKTNLKVGVTDRYSSDPGANTRRNDVDFFVTLGWEF
- a CDS encoding DUF433 domain-containing protein; this encodes MKSLVGLGAYGIPEACRFARVNVRTANRWMGGGGQDRRDRLFKPDLPPVDRRYALSFLDLVDLLVVGRFRDEGVSLQTIRRVYGRLRDSLGTPHPFSHRRLFTDGRTIFMETVDLVEGDSHLQEVLSGQRAMPEILKPYLKQIEYAPDTQTAARWHIANGVVIDPARSFGKPVIASEGTTTFVLARSYFANGEDADLVADLFDVSPEAVRQAVAFEGEFAPCAA
- a CDS encoding endonuclease/exonuclease/phosphatase family protein, with product MGEGTTRFVAWNILHGGGAARTAPIALALREMGADVLVVTEFRVTRGSQIRGVLADAGLEHQVVSGGVEGNGVLLASRWPLGGAAASPAGFQGRWLEAWCPALDMTIVGVHAPDDTTWARKAAFWGHLIDLARTACDRRVMVLGDMNAGRRGQDGLFFKGEALLGQFLTLGMRDAWRHLHPGAREVSWAGAWGAGRLDAAYVTAPLWDAVIDARFAHACRTEGLSDHSPLIVTLRGRCAAGGERGNGLFSA
- a CDS encoding HU family DNA-binding protein, with protein sequence MAKKVAAKSAPKAAPKPAPKPTKIVASAKPRKKGELFNLLAEHAGLKRKDVANVFDVLGKIMAVDLAKPGKDKPKMFVVPGLMRVKSVFKPSQPERRGIDPFTKTEKTFKAKPASTAIRIRPLKGLKSMV
- a CDS encoding pseudouridine-5'-phosphate glycosidase — translated: MNVLRRAGPRGVALETTLLLHGVPRERALGLARELGEVVRAGGGEPAIVGVLGGRAVAGLTEAELRTLLDAGDVPKVNASNLGVVMHRGGHGATTVSATMEIAAAAGLRVFATGGLGGLHRGDGSIDISADLGAFTRFPVAVVSSGVKGLLDVEGTRELLEALGVCVVGFRTDRFPAFYQRESGARVDARFDDEADLARFLRCELARTGRGVLVANPVPTEAEILPDEWRAWLAEAMNRAGGASGRDVTPRVLAGLHEVSGGRTLEANVALVRDNARLAGRLAAAWLG
- a CDS encoding RNA polymerase sigma factor, with amino-acid sequence MPHDRDTLLRTARGDPAAARTLWASHAPVVRAFARAVLGAADRDATCDDVVQNTFCRVLETPERTLASVENVRAWLLGVARHLALTHARSAARERRRRRAAPAPGTHASPDQSADIARAVEALPRRLREPVVLRHVAGLSFDQIALSLDIPRTTAFSRYQLALDTLRGTVAAPPRPARANNALEVRHA